The following are encoded in a window of Hemicordylus capensis ecotype Gifberg chromosome 12, rHemCap1.1.pri, whole genome shotgun sequence genomic DNA:
- the TEX14 gene encoding inactive serine/threonine-protein kinase TEX14 isoform X5 — translation MGTPWKLGWRAGAGWGDRRSAAQEAGAHPAAPALPAGTAQGRAQAGSGGATPLLQSKPGVAANGRVPRRLGKGIAAGREKMAHPALPIPCPVRLGWLKEDSPEAQLHQYVKQGSYLKVKKLLKKGVCADSVNSLGQTALFISALLGLEKLVDVLLNYGSDPNHRCYDGSSPVHAGAFSGNQAILSKLLDAGGDLRVHDKNGRTPQTWGLMAGKESSGQMLEFIQRCTSHMQATLQNYSSDLLRKVDSPRALVCSPSKFGGLTQGPADSPLGRFLKGGSSSSRNIYSFGFGKFSLSGSRQLGYLASLPIIADKEVVQADDEPSFSFPTGPYMVMTNLMWGGSRVTVKELSVKPHHHCSKLRLGDLLLAEQEYSSKLRHPHLLQLMAVCLSSDLEKTRLVFERVNFGTLYSILHERRSEFPILHVETIVHLLLQVNDALRFLHLRGFVHRTLSSYAILVVLAGEAKLTNLEYMIESKDGGEHSDLTRVPIPCQLFKWCAPEVVLERAATAKSDIYSFCAVMQEALTDTVPWNGLEGSAVRDLVTSGQCLEADARLPKPFYDIVKTGLEVRQKDRSMTLQDIRYILKNDLKDLIESRRNHPGDNVGAPKTEARPDINIYLPSVSAVQVQLPGEEAARVARSFTVSRCAVSSPKMEAVAALRHAEPCEGWETALEVQAGDSDGDSSLSSFEINEIYTCYPELCAELCAAEEEEEEQGAELGPAGAPRESPAAPGAWGAEGPPQPSGGSGEEGSSEAEVGYSVEELSPTAQALHSAGSGGPEARRSQPPLGLHFGKCVLDLKISQTLLQQAEGSLCRTQEQLESLGRPPLAGAPWEQYSPFPCGLEAPCSGASTLLWKAVGPPSRAYTPPPLRVLAHQPPQARGPPSRNQDAVCWSEAGPEAAPSPGDGAQPGYQHLYPGVSARRRRRTVQTLRDNTPSPTRDGLREADRISPRSASEIYEASLRSEERRMAQTEWTTEVKQMAKKAASGLLGLPAQYPPSEWTSESEAESAKEASGGCNNKEHLKSGWRKAEAGRPWAGRGLGDHKPTWASEEEESDLLEAALKRFVGAEKPSRSGPFPASEVQIECGVALHRSPAVSVVAEDLCGGQPEGLYCSPSSSLDVSEEFFTPDPDFFFCSPVPQEDLALESLSAEEEEEENLRITHDIGELEEGLEVTQEICGRKEFPVDAQKGGKPSLCSMEAKHFHGAAPGGDLFTPAARPGAVQGRRPEEVLPAEFREEGMSLPDIRDLSSISCEDSCKQTACKTPKSALSPADASTPVSPGSKLSSTVTKYKDFCVMTIDTTSWSSQEASPRGLSTFPTACEKGTGMEMPPGLQQPLAGLSEPRVFLEPTTQPLLPRSQTVSGSAFLAARQVGPEQLELEAHELVERTLQASRGDSSLWAQETSDPGEETQRAHSSLDHVLEGILDSRDLPEEEPGPASREPVRTHCRNVEMAGREEEEEESSAGEPEARARNAEGLS, via the exons ATGGGGACTCCTTGGAagctggggtggagggcaggagcggggtggggggaccggCGCTCAGCTGCGCAGGAAGCAGGAGCCCACCCGGCGGCGCCCGCTTTACCCGCCGGAACCGCGCAGGGACGCGCgcaggcaggcagcggcgggGCGACGCCGCTTTTGCAGTCGAAGCCGGGGGTCGCCGCCAACGGCCGGGTTCCTCGACGGTTGGGCAAAGGAATCGCCGCCGG CAGGGAGAAGATGGCCCACcctgccctccccatcccctgcccGGTCCGATTAGGGTGGCTGAAGGAGGACTCCCCGGAGGCCCAGCTGCACCAGTACGTGAAGCAAGGCAGCTACCTGAAGGTCAAGAAACTCCTCAAGAAAG GGGTCTGTGCAGATTCGGTCAACTCCTTGGGGCAGACGGCCTTGTTCATCTCAGCCTTGCTGGGCCTCGAGAAACTGGTCGATGTCCTCCTCAATTATGGCTCGGACCCCAACCA CCGCTGCTACGACGGGAGCAGTCCGGTCCACGCCGGGGCCTTCTCGGGCAACCAGGCCATCCTCAGCAAGCTGCTGGACGCGGGCGGAGACCTCCGCGTCCATGACAAGAACGGAAGGACTCCCCAGACCTGGGGTCTGATGGCAGGGAAGGAGAGCAGTGGCCAG ATGTTGGAGTTTATCCAGCGCTGCACGTCGCACATGCAGGCCACCCTGCAGAATTACTCCTCCGACTTGCTCCGGAAGGTGGACTCACCCCGAGCTCTGGTCTGCAGCCCTTCCAAGTTTGGGGGCCTCACGCAGGG GCCGGCTGACAGCCCGCTGGGAAGGTTCCTGAAAGGGGGAAGCAGCTCGTCCCGAAACATTTAcagctttggctttgggaag TTCTCTCTCTCAGGCAGCCGGCAGCTGGGTTACTTGGCTTCGCTCCCGATCATCGCGGACAAAGAGGTGGTCCAGGCCGACGACGAGCcaagcttctccttccccaccgGGCCCTACATGGTCATGACCAA CTTGATGTGGGGTGGGAGCCGAGTCACCGTGAAGGAGCTGAGCGTGAAGCCCCACCATCACTGCAGCAAGCTGCGTCTGGGTGACCTCCTCCTCGCGGAACAGGAGTACAGCAG caaACTCCGCCACCCCCACTTGCTGCAGCTGATGGCCGTCTGCCTGTCCAGCGACTTGGAGAAAACCCGCCTGGTCTTTGAGCGCGTGAACTTTGGCACCCTCTACAGCATCCTTCACGAGCGG cgCTCGGAGTTCCCCATCTTGCATGTGGAGACGATTGTGCACCTGCTGCTCCAGGTGAACGACGCCCTGCGCTTCCTGCACCTGCGGGGCTTTGTCCACCGCACCCTCAGCTCCTACGCCATCCTGGTCGTGCTAGCCGGGGAGGCCAAGCTCACCAACCTAGAGTACATGATCGAAAG CAAGGACGGCGGGGAGCACAGCGACTTGACCCGGGTGCCCATCCCCTGCCAGCTCTTCAAGTGGTGTGCGCCCGAAGTCGTCCTGGAAAGGGCTGCGACAGCCAAGTCCGACATCTACAGCTTCTGCGCGGTGATGCAGGAAGCGCTGACAG ATACGGTTCCCTGGAACGGACTGGAAGGCTCGGCCGTGAGGGACCTTGTGACTTCTGGGCAGTGCCTGGAGGCTGATGCCCGCCTCCCCAAGCCCTTCTACGACATTGTGAAGACTGGCCTGGAGGTCCGGCAGAAGGACCGCTCCATGACCCTGCAGGACATCCGCTACATCTTGAAGAATGACCTGAAG GATTTGATTGAGTCTCGCAGAAACCATCCCGGCGATAATGTGGGCGCACCAAAGACGGAAGCCCGTCCAGACATCAACATCTACTTGCCGTCCGTCTCAGCGGTCCAGGTCCAGCTGCCGGGAGAGGAGGCCGCCCGAGTGG CCAGGAGCTTCACCGTGTCCCGGTGTGCCGTTTCCTCTCCGAAAATGGAAGCCGTGGCGGCCCTCCGCCATGCCGAGCCGTGTGAGGGCTGGGAGACGGCGCTGGAGGTCCAGGCCGGCGACAGCGACGGGGACAGCAGCCTGAGCAGCTTCGAGATCAATGAGATCTACACCTGCTACCCGGAGCTGTGTGCGGAGTTGTGCGCGgccgaggaagaggaagaggagcagggggCTGAGCTGGGCCCAGCAGGAGCCCCCAGGGAATCCCCAGCCGCCCCAGGGGCCTGGGGGGCCGAGGGCCCGCCGCAGCCGTCGGGCGGCAGCGGGGAAGAGGGCTCTTCCGAGGCGGAAGTGGGCTACAGCGTGGAGGAGCTGAGCCCCACGGCCCAGGCCCTCCACTCCGCCGGAAGTGGGGGCCCGGAGGCCCGGAGGAGCCAGCCCCCGCTCGGGCTTCACTTCGGCAAGTGCGTCCTGGACCTGAAGATCTCGCAGACGCTGCTGCAGCAGGCCGAAGGCTCGCTCTGCCGGACGCaggagcagctggagagcctgggGAGGCCGCCCCTGGCGGGGGCCCCCTGGGAGCAGTACTCCCCCTTCCCGTGCGGCCTCGAGGCCCCCTGCAGTGGAGCCAGCACCCTCCTGTGGAAGGCCGTGGGGCCCCCCTCCAGGGCCTACACCCCGCCCCCGCTGCGGGTCCTGGCCCACCAGCCCCCCCAGGCCAGAGGGCCCCCCAGCAGGAACCAGGATGCCGTCTGCTGGAGCGAGGCCGGCCCCGAGGCAGCCCCCAGCCCTGGCGATGGAGCCCAGCCAGGCTACCAG CACTTGTACCCCGGCGTGTCagcccggaggaggaggcggacCGTCCAGACGCTGCGAGACAACACGCCCAGCCCCACCAGGGACGGCCTCAGAGAGGCGGACAG AATCTCTCCGAGATCAGCCTCTGAAATCTACGAGGCCAGCTTGAGGAGCGAGGAGAGGCGGATGGCACAGACGGAGTGGACCA CGGAAGTCAAGCAGATGGCGAAGAAAGCGGCCTCGGGGCTGCTGGGCCTCCCTGCCCAGTACCCCCCCAGCGAGTGGACCTCGGAGAGCGAGGCCGAGAGCGCCAAGGAAGCCTCCGGCGGCTGCAACAACAAGGAGCACCTCAAGTCTGGCTGGCGGAAGGCGGAGGCGGGAAGGCCCTGGGCGGGGCGCGGGCTCGGAGACCACAAGCCCACCTGGGCCAGCGAGGAAGAGGAGAGCGACCTCCTGGAGGCGGCCCTGAAGAGATTTGTGGGAGCCGAGAAGCCAA GCCGGAGTGGCCCCTTTCCAGCCTCTGAGGTGCAGATTGAGTGTGGGGTGGCCTTGCACAGGAGCCCAGCCGTTTCTGTCGTCGCAGAGGACTTGTGCGGA GGGCAGCCAGAAGGCCTGTATTGCTCGCCGTCTTCCTCTCTTGACGTGTCCGAGGAGTTCTTCACCCCAGATCCAGACTTCTTCTTCTGCTCTCCCGTTCCTCAGGAGGATTTAGCACTAGAG AGCTTAAGtgctgaagaagaggaggaggagaacttgaGAATAACCCATGACATCGGTGAGCTGGAAGAAGGCTTGGAAGTCACCCAAGAAATCTGCGGGCGGAAAGAATTCCCCGTGGACGCACAGAAAG GAGGGAAGCCATCTCTCTGCAGCATGGAAGCGAAGCATTTCCACGGCGCTGCACCAGGAGGGGATCTGTTTACACCTGCAGCCAG accCGGAGCCGTGCAAGGCCGGAGACCTGAAGAGGTGCTGCCAGCAGAGTTCAGAGAGGAGGGCAT GTCGCTTCCGGATATCCGGGACTTGTCCAGCATCTCCTGCGAGGACTCCTGTAAGCAAACGGCCTGCAAGACACCCAAAAGTGCCCTCTCGCCGGCGGACGCCAGCACCCCCGTCAGCCCAG GTTCCAAGCTGTCCTCGACGGTCACGAAATACAAGGACTTCTGCGTCATGACGATCGACACCACcagctggagcagccaggaggCCTCCCCCCGGGGACTCagcaccttccccacagcctgcgaGAAGGGGACCGGCATGGAGATGCCCCCTGGCCTCCAGCAGCCATTGGCCGGGCTCTCCGAACCC AGGGTCTTCTTGGAGCCCACCACCCAGCCACTCCTGCCAAGGAGTCAGACCGTATCTGGGAGCGCGTTTCTGGCCGCCCGGCAAG TTGGCCCTGAGCAGCTGGAGCTGGAAGCCCACGAGCTGGTGGAGAGGACGCTGCAAGCGAGCCGAGGGGATTCCAGCCTCTGGGCCCAAGAGACGTCGGACCCGGGAGAAGAGACGCAAAG
- the TEX14 gene encoding inactive serine/threonine-protein kinase TEX14 isoform X3 has translation MGTPWKLGWRAGAGWGDRRSAAQEAGAHPAAPALPAGTAQGRAQAGSGGATPLLQSKPGVAANGRVPRRLGKGIAAGREKMAHPALPIPCPVRLGWLKEDSPEAQLHQYVKQGSYLKVKKLLKKGVCADSVNSLGQTALFISALLGLEKLVDVLLNYGSDPNHRCYDGSSPVHAGAFSGNQAILSKLLDAGGDLRVHDKNGRTPQTWGLMAGKESSGQMLEFIQRCTSHMQATLQNYSSDLLRKVDSPRALVCSPSKFGGLTQGPADSPLGRFLKGGSSSSRNIYSFGFGKFSLSGSRQLGYLASLPIIADKEVVQADDEPSFSFPTGPYMVMTNLMWGGSRVTVKELSVKPHHHCSKLRLGDLLLAEQEYSSKLRHPHLLQLMAVCLSSDLEKTRLVFERVNFGTLYSILHERRSEFPILHVETIVHLLLQVNDALRFLHLRGFVHRTLSSYAILVVLAGEAKLTNLEYMIESKDGGEHSDLTRVPIPCQLFKWCAPEVVLERAATAKSDIYSFCAVMQEALTDTVPWNGLEGSAVRDLVTSGQCLEADARLPKPFYDIVKTGLEVRQKDRSMTLQDIRYILKNDLKDLIESRRNHPGDNVGAPKTEARPDINIYLPSVSAVQVQLPGEEAARVARSFTVSRCAVSSPKMEAVAALRHAEPCEGWETALEVQAGDSDGDSSLSSFEINEIYTCYPELCAELCAAEEEEEEQGAELGPAGAPRESPAAPGAWGAEGPPQPSGGSGEEGSSEAEVGYSVEELSPTAQALHSAGSGGPEARRSQPPLGLHFGKCVLDLKISQTLLQQAEGSLCRTQEQLESLGRPPLAGAPWEQYSPFPCGLEAPCSGASTLLWKAVGPPSRAYTPPPLRVLAHQPPQARGPPSRNQDAVCWSEAGPEAAPSPGDGAQPGYQHLYPGVSARRRRRTVQTLRDNTPSPTRDGLREADRISPRSASEIYEASLRSEERRMAQTEWTTEVKQMAKKAASGLLGLPAQYPPSEWTSESEAESAKEASGGCNNKEHLKSGWRKAEAGRPWAGRGLGDHKPTWASEEEESDLLEAALKRFVGAEKPSRSGPFPASEVQIECGVALHRSPAVSVVAEDLCGGQPEGLYCSPSSSLDVSEEFFTPDPDFFFCSPVPQEDLALESLSAEEEEEENLRITHDIGELEEGLEVTQEICGRKEFPVDAQKAQFSSTFCCLYSGGKPSLCSMEAKHFHGAAPGGDLFTPAARPGAVQGRRPEEVLPAEFREEGMSLPDIRDLSSISCEDSCKQTACKTPKSALSPADASTPVSPGSKLSSTVTKYKDFCVMTIDTTSWSSQEASPRGLSTFPTACEKGTGMEMPPGLQQPLAGLSEPRVFLEPTTQPLLPRSQTVSGSAFLAARQVGPEQLELEAHELVERTLQASRGDSSLWAQETSDPGEETQRAHSSLDHVLEGILDSRDLPEEEPGPASREPVRTHCRNVEMAGREEEEEESSAGEPEARARNAEGLS, from the exons ATGGGGACTCCTTGGAagctggggtggagggcaggagcggggtggggggaccggCGCTCAGCTGCGCAGGAAGCAGGAGCCCACCCGGCGGCGCCCGCTTTACCCGCCGGAACCGCGCAGGGACGCGCgcaggcaggcagcggcgggGCGACGCCGCTTTTGCAGTCGAAGCCGGGGGTCGCCGCCAACGGCCGGGTTCCTCGACGGTTGGGCAAAGGAATCGCCGCCGG CAGGGAGAAGATGGCCCACcctgccctccccatcccctgcccGGTCCGATTAGGGTGGCTGAAGGAGGACTCCCCGGAGGCCCAGCTGCACCAGTACGTGAAGCAAGGCAGCTACCTGAAGGTCAAGAAACTCCTCAAGAAAG GGGTCTGTGCAGATTCGGTCAACTCCTTGGGGCAGACGGCCTTGTTCATCTCAGCCTTGCTGGGCCTCGAGAAACTGGTCGATGTCCTCCTCAATTATGGCTCGGACCCCAACCA CCGCTGCTACGACGGGAGCAGTCCGGTCCACGCCGGGGCCTTCTCGGGCAACCAGGCCATCCTCAGCAAGCTGCTGGACGCGGGCGGAGACCTCCGCGTCCATGACAAGAACGGAAGGACTCCCCAGACCTGGGGTCTGATGGCAGGGAAGGAGAGCAGTGGCCAG ATGTTGGAGTTTATCCAGCGCTGCACGTCGCACATGCAGGCCACCCTGCAGAATTACTCCTCCGACTTGCTCCGGAAGGTGGACTCACCCCGAGCTCTGGTCTGCAGCCCTTCCAAGTTTGGGGGCCTCACGCAGGG GCCGGCTGACAGCCCGCTGGGAAGGTTCCTGAAAGGGGGAAGCAGCTCGTCCCGAAACATTTAcagctttggctttgggaag TTCTCTCTCTCAGGCAGCCGGCAGCTGGGTTACTTGGCTTCGCTCCCGATCATCGCGGACAAAGAGGTGGTCCAGGCCGACGACGAGCcaagcttctccttccccaccgGGCCCTACATGGTCATGACCAA CTTGATGTGGGGTGGGAGCCGAGTCACCGTGAAGGAGCTGAGCGTGAAGCCCCACCATCACTGCAGCAAGCTGCGTCTGGGTGACCTCCTCCTCGCGGAACAGGAGTACAGCAG caaACTCCGCCACCCCCACTTGCTGCAGCTGATGGCCGTCTGCCTGTCCAGCGACTTGGAGAAAACCCGCCTGGTCTTTGAGCGCGTGAACTTTGGCACCCTCTACAGCATCCTTCACGAGCGG cgCTCGGAGTTCCCCATCTTGCATGTGGAGACGATTGTGCACCTGCTGCTCCAGGTGAACGACGCCCTGCGCTTCCTGCACCTGCGGGGCTTTGTCCACCGCACCCTCAGCTCCTACGCCATCCTGGTCGTGCTAGCCGGGGAGGCCAAGCTCACCAACCTAGAGTACATGATCGAAAG CAAGGACGGCGGGGAGCACAGCGACTTGACCCGGGTGCCCATCCCCTGCCAGCTCTTCAAGTGGTGTGCGCCCGAAGTCGTCCTGGAAAGGGCTGCGACAGCCAAGTCCGACATCTACAGCTTCTGCGCGGTGATGCAGGAAGCGCTGACAG ATACGGTTCCCTGGAACGGACTGGAAGGCTCGGCCGTGAGGGACCTTGTGACTTCTGGGCAGTGCCTGGAGGCTGATGCCCGCCTCCCCAAGCCCTTCTACGACATTGTGAAGACTGGCCTGGAGGTCCGGCAGAAGGACCGCTCCATGACCCTGCAGGACATCCGCTACATCTTGAAGAATGACCTGAAG GATTTGATTGAGTCTCGCAGAAACCATCCCGGCGATAATGTGGGCGCACCAAAGACGGAAGCCCGTCCAGACATCAACATCTACTTGCCGTCCGTCTCAGCGGTCCAGGTCCAGCTGCCGGGAGAGGAGGCCGCCCGAGTGG CCAGGAGCTTCACCGTGTCCCGGTGTGCCGTTTCCTCTCCGAAAATGGAAGCCGTGGCGGCCCTCCGCCATGCCGAGCCGTGTGAGGGCTGGGAGACGGCGCTGGAGGTCCAGGCCGGCGACAGCGACGGGGACAGCAGCCTGAGCAGCTTCGAGATCAATGAGATCTACACCTGCTACCCGGAGCTGTGTGCGGAGTTGTGCGCGgccgaggaagaggaagaggagcagggggCTGAGCTGGGCCCAGCAGGAGCCCCCAGGGAATCCCCAGCCGCCCCAGGGGCCTGGGGGGCCGAGGGCCCGCCGCAGCCGTCGGGCGGCAGCGGGGAAGAGGGCTCTTCCGAGGCGGAAGTGGGCTACAGCGTGGAGGAGCTGAGCCCCACGGCCCAGGCCCTCCACTCCGCCGGAAGTGGGGGCCCGGAGGCCCGGAGGAGCCAGCCCCCGCTCGGGCTTCACTTCGGCAAGTGCGTCCTGGACCTGAAGATCTCGCAGACGCTGCTGCAGCAGGCCGAAGGCTCGCTCTGCCGGACGCaggagcagctggagagcctgggGAGGCCGCCCCTGGCGGGGGCCCCCTGGGAGCAGTACTCCCCCTTCCCGTGCGGCCTCGAGGCCCCCTGCAGTGGAGCCAGCACCCTCCTGTGGAAGGCCGTGGGGCCCCCCTCCAGGGCCTACACCCCGCCCCCGCTGCGGGTCCTGGCCCACCAGCCCCCCCAGGCCAGAGGGCCCCCCAGCAGGAACCAGGATGCCGTCTGCTGGAGCGAGGCCGGCCCCGAGGCAGCCCCCAGCCCTGGCGATGGAGCCCAGCCAGGCTACCAG CACTTGTACCCCGGCGTGTCagcccggaggaggaggcggacCGTCCAGACGCTGCGAGACAACACGCCCAGCCCCACCAGGGACGGCCTCAGAGAGGCGGACAG AATCTCTCCGAGATCAGCCTCTGAAATCTACGAGGCCAGCTTGAGGAGCGAGGAGAGGCGGATGGCACAGACGGAGTGGACCA CGGAAGTCAAGCAGATGGCGAAGAAAGCGGCCTCGGGGCTGCTGGGCCTCCCTGCCCAGTACCCCCCCAGCGAGTGGACCTCGGAGAGCGAGGCCGAGAGCGCCAAGGAAGCCTCCGGCGGCTGCAACAACAAGGAGCACCTCAAGTCTGGCTGGCGGAAGGCGGAGGCGGGAAGGCCCTGGGCGGGGCGCGGGCTCGGAGACCACAAGCCCACCTGGGCCAGCGAGGAAGAGGAGAGCGACCTCCTGGAGGCGGCCCTGAAGAGATTTGTGGGAGCCGAGAAGCCAA GCCGGAGTGGCCCCTTTCCAGCCTCTGAGGTGCAGATTGAGTGTGGGGTGGCCTTGCACAGGAGCCCAGCCGTTTCTGTCGTCGCAGAGGACTTGTGCGGA GGGCAGCCAGAAGGCCTGTATTGCTCGCCGTCTTCCTCTCTTGACGTGTCCGAGGAGTTCTTCACCCCAGATCCAGACTTCTTCTTCTGCTCTCCCGTTCCTCAGGAGGATTTAGCACTAGAG AGCTTAAGtgctgaagaagaggaggaggagaacttgaGAATAACCCATGACATCGGTGAGCTGGAAGAAGGCTTGGAAGTCACCCAAGAAATCTGCGGGCGGAAAGAATTCCCCGTGGACGCACAGAAAG ctCAATTCTCGAGCACGTTTTGCTGTTTGTATTCAGGAGGGAAGCCATCTCTCTGCAGCATGGAAGCGAAGCATTTCCACGGCGCTGCACCAGGAGGGGATCTGTTTACACCTGCAGCCAG accCGGAGCCGTGCAAGGCCGGAGACCTGAAGAGGTGCTGCCAGCAGAGTTCAGAGAGGAGGGCAT GTCGCTTCCGGATATCCGGGACTTGTCCAGCATCTCCTGCGAGGACTCCTGTAAGCAAACGGCCTGCAAGACACCCAAAAGTGCCCTCTCGCCGGCGGACGCCAGCACCCCCGTCAGCCCAG GTTCCAAGCTGTCCTCGACGGTCACGAAATACAAGGACTTCTGCGTCATGACGATCGACACCACcagctggagcagccaggaggCCTCCCCCCGGGGACTCagcaccttccccacagcctgcgaGAAGGGGACCGGCATGGAGATGCCCCCTGGCCTCCAGCAGCCATTGGCCGGGCTCTCCGAACCC AGGGTCTTCTTGGAGCCCACCACCCAGCCACTCCTGCCAAGGAGTCAGACCGTATCTGGGAGCGCGTTTCTGGCCGCCCGGCAAG TTGGCCCTGAGCAGCTGGAGCTGGAAGCCCACGAGCTGGTGGAGAGGACGCTGCAAGCGAGCCGAGGGGATTCCAGCCTCTGGGCCCAAGAGACGTCGGACCCGGGAGAAGAGACGCAAAG